In Candidatus Roseilinea sp., one DNA window encodes the following:
- a CDS encoding 6-phosphogluconolactonase, producing MAGAPFVIVMNDDGTYYLQVEPTPEALTELAAKGVVFWGRKAIERRGVFHLALSGGSTPRALYQRLADVPYAGQLDWQRVHLWWSDERAVPSDHPDSNYKLAHDALIVNVPVPPQHVHRVQTELGAAKAAAQYEAEIRSAIAAADARFPAFDLILLGMGDDGHTASLFPHTPVLAERERLVMSQVVPQANVPERITFTAPLINAADVVFFLVSGVGKSATLRRVLLGEYRPDVLPAQLIAPARGKLFWMADAAAAAQVATSASYPSEEFIYRRMG from the coding sequence ATGGCCGGCGCGCCCTTCGTCATCGTCATGAACGACGATGGCACCTACTATCTTCAAGTCGAGCCAACGCCGGAGGCATTAACCGAATTGGCGGCCAAAGGGGTGGTTTTCTGGGGGCGAAAGGCTATCGAGCGGCGCGGCGTCTTTCATCTCGCGTTGAGCGGTGGCAGCACACCGAGGGCGTTGTATCAGCGCCTTGCTGACGTGCCCTACGCCGGCCAGCTCGACTGGCAGCGCGTGCATCTGTGGTGGAGCGATGAGCGTGCCGTGCCAAGCGATCATCCGGACAGCAACTACAAGTTGGCGCACGATGCGTTGATCGTCAACGTGCCCGTCCCGCCACAGCATGTCCATCGCGTGCAAACCGAGCTCGGTGCAGCGAAGGCAGCAGCGCAGTATGAAGCGGAGATCCGGTCGGCGATCGCTGCCGCTGATGCTCGATTCCCGGCCTTCGATCTGATCCTGCTGGGCATGGGCGACGACGGACACACGGCTTCGCTCTTCCCACACACGCCGGTGCTAGCCGAACGCGAGCGGTTGGTCATGTCGCAGGTCGTACCTCAAGCGAATGTGCCAGAGCGCATCACGTTCACTGCGCCATTGATCAACGCCGCCGATGTGGTGTTCTTCCTGGTGAGCGGGGTAGGCAAGTCGGCGACGCTGCGGCGCGTGTTGCTGGGCGAATACCGGCCGGACGTGTTGCCCGCGCAACTGATCGCGCCGGCGCGCGGCAAGCTTTTCTGGATGGCCGACGCGGCAGCGGCAGCCCAGGTGGCAACTTCGGCGAGCTATCCGTCGGAGGAGTTCATCTACCGGCGGATGGGGTGA
- the zwf gene encoding glucose-6-phosphate 1-dehydrogenase, producing MIIFGASGDLTQRKLIPALYSLMCDGLLPDEFAMIGFARKAKTNESFREEMRVACEEFARSKPINEAVWEKFARSLHYQQGDYGTAADYEVLCRRLEAIERAHGSGANRLFYVATPPEVYPTIIENVGTVLCTGATGSESHWSRIIIEKPFGRDLKSARELNDHVHRFFREEQVYRIDHYLGKETVQNIFVFRFANGIFEPIWDRRYVDHVQITVAESIGIGNRGSYYEKAGVIRDIVQNHLLQLLALTAMEPPAEFSADAVRNEKVKVLKALRVDTSRGDGTVRGQYGPGKMDGQVVPGYTQEEGVAPDSTTETYLAMKLFVDNWRWAGVPFYIRSGKRMAKRLTEIVIQFKMPPLLLFKETIARSIEPNLLVMNIQPEEGISLRFGAKVPGSGDNIQTVVMSFNYGSTFKTAAPEAYERLILDAMLGDSTLFTRSDEVEASWALITPVIERWEAGGGSFIEMYRAGSWGPKEADDFLAADGRKWHVA from the coding sequence ATGATCATCTTCGGCGCATCGGGCGACTTGACGCAGCGCAAGCTGATCCCGGCGCTCTATAGCCTAATGTGCGATGGGCTGCTGCCCGATGAGTTCGCCATGATCGGCTTTGCGCGCAAGGCCAAGACCAACGAGTCGTTCCGCGAAGAAATGCGCGTTGCGTGTGAGGAGTTCGCGCGGTCGAAGCCGATCAACGAAGCGGTCTGGGAAAAGTTCGCGCGCAGCTTGCATTACCAGCAGGGCGACTACGGCACGGCGGCGGATTACGAGGTGCTGTGCAGGCGCTTGGAGGCGATCGAGCGGGCGCATGGTAGCGGCGCCAACCGGCTGTTCTACGTCGCTACGCCGCCGGAGGTGTATCCCACCATCATCGAGAACGTCGGCACGGTATTGTGCACCGGTGCCACCGGCAGCGAGAGTCACTGGTCGCGCATCATCATCGAGAAGCCATTCGGCCGCGACCTGAAATCGGCCCGCGAGCTGAACGATCACGTGCACCGCTTCTTCCGCGAGGAGCAGGTCTATCGCATTGACCACTACTTGGGCAAGGAGACGGTTCAGAACATTTTCGTCTTCCGCTTCGCCAACGGCATCTTCGAGCCGATCTGGGATCGTCGCTATGTGGACCACGTGCAGATCACGGTGGCCGAGAGCATCGGCATCGGCAACCGCGGCTCGTATTACGAGAAAGCCGGCGTCATCCGCGACATCGTGCAAAACCACTTGTTGCAGCTCCTGGCGCTCACGGCGATGGAGCCGCCGGCCGAGTTCAGCGCCGACGCTGTGCGCAACGAGAAGGTAAAAGTGCTCAAGGCACTGCGCGTGGATACATCGCGCGGCGATGGCACCGTGCGCGGTCAATACGGCCCCGGCAAGATGGATGGCCAGGTGGTGCCCGGCTATACGCAGGAAGAAGGCGTAGCGCCCGATTCCACCACCGAGACGTACTTGGCCATGAAGCTGTTCGTGGATAACTGGCGCTGGGCCGGTGTCCCCTTCTACATCCGCAGCGGCAAGCGCATGGCCAAGCGCCTGACCGAGATCGTCATCCAGTTCAAGATGCCACCCTTGCTGTTGTTCAAGGAGACCATCGCGCGCTCTATCGAACCCAACTTGCTGGTCATGAACATCCAGCCAGAAGAAGGCATCTCGCTGCGCTTCGGCGCGAAAGTCCCCGGCAGCGGCGACAACATCCAGACGGTGGTGATGAGTTTCAACTACGGCAGCACGTTCAAGACCGCTGCGCCGGAGGCCTACGAACGCCTGATCCTCGATGCGATGTTGGGCGATTCGACCCTGTTCACCCGCAGCGACGAAGTCGAAGCGTCGTGGGCGTTGATCACGCCGGTGATCGAACGCTGGGAAGCAGGCGGCGGCTCGTTTATCGAGATGTACCGCGCCGGCTCGTGGGGGCCGAAGGAGGCCGACGACTTCCTCGCCGCCGACGGGCGCAAATGGCACGTGGCGTGA
- a CDS encoding 6-phosphogluconate dehydrogenase encodes MQIGLFGLGRMGANMARRWHRDGHDVIVCNRSPKPVDELKAEGLRGVYTVEELVAALTPPRAIWIMIPAGPTTDAMIQRLLGLLEPGDTIVDGGNSNWRDSKRHYAECKAKGINFMDQGTSGGIWGLQNGYCLMIGGDEAVFKQLEPAFRSLAPDGKHYLHCGAAGAGHFVKMVHNGIEYGMMQAFAEGFEIMEKSEFDLKLDQVAEVWRKGSVVRSWLLDLLAEALKEDPKLEGVRGYVEDSGEGRWTVQAAIDEDVPAPVIALSLFQRFASRQEESFAAKVTAMMRKGFGGHAIKTN; translated from the coding sequence ATGCAAATCGGATTGTTCGGGTTGGGGCGGATGGGCGCCAATATGGCGCGGCGCTGGCATCGCGATGGGCACGACGTCATCGTATGCAATCGCAGCCCCAAACCGGTGGACGAATTGAAGGCCGAAGGCCTGCGCGGGGTATACACGGTCGAAGAGCTGGTGGCTGCGCTCACACCGCCGCGCGCGATCTGGATCATGATCCCGGCCGGTCCAACGACCGACGCGATGATTCAGCGCTTACTCGGCCTGCTGGAGCCCGGCGACACGATCGTGGACGGTGGCAACTCCAACTGGCGGGATTCCAAGCGGCACTATGCCGAGTGCAAGGCCAAGGGCATCAATTTCATGGATCAGGGCACCAGCGGCGGCATCTGGGGCCTGCAAAACGGCTACTGCTTGATGATCGGCGGCGACGAAGCAGTGTTCAAGCAGTTGGAGCCGGCCTTCCGGTCGCTCGCGCCGGATGGCAAGCACTACCTGCATTGCGGCGCAGCCGGTGCCGGCCACTTCGTCAAAATGGTGCACAACGGCATCGAATACGGCATGATGCAAGCCTTCGCCGAGGGCTTCGAGATCATGGAGAAGAGCGAGTTCGACCTGAAGCTGGATCAGGTGGCTGAAGTGTGGCGCAAAGGCAGTGTGGTGCGATCCTGGTTGCTCGACCTGCTGGCCGAGGCGCTTAAAGAAGACCCCAAGCTGGAGGGTGTTCGGGGCTATGTAGAAGATTCCGGCGAAGGCCGCTGGACGGTTCAAGCCGCCATTGATGAGGATGTGCCGGCGCCGGTGATCGCGCTCTCGTTGTTCCAGCGATTCGCCTCTCGTCAAGAAGAATCCTTCGCCGCGAAGGTCACCGCCATGATGCGCAAAGGCTTCGGCGGCCATGCGATCAAAACGAATTGA